One region of Eupeodes corollae chromosome 1, idEupCoro1.1, whole genome shotgun sequence genomic DNA includes:
- the LOC129942859 gene encoding caprin homolog — MMPSASNNTKLEKQVSGTPAESSSDNNNATNPMKQALVTIEHKIRNLEKRKTKLESYRAIQASGKELSADQKAAVAKYDAVTQTLEFARDLSKQMVQFSKDAEKEQKKQARKDAIVRAQTETSKIREVLVIQNILTNMSIDEIRQAFVSGENCAVKLEPADLENLDKFYADIQVRRPEQTEDVPFLTLAQKAAEYLSMTIDGRPKQYGETTFENLKRICQQIQESGYLDKIHCANQPEVVEEASVVAEEVMASEQQEDQVEVNEESVEDDEVADEIPEQQQQQDEPHQIIQVAPIYNANAPVVNNVFVMESNEVASGYVAPQIHNHMQTTPPPTGIAQNQQQPPQHHQQQQQQQQHQQHQQQQQQHQQPQHQPQQQPPQQHSRQVVPSPVNMQQPTGMPQVVPAAVAAVPPHFPATTVRAVEEAYFKQQQYLQQMRPLAEVIGGGNFFFLQDSELDSPEVGGGATAYNNPIEVQTQCTNVFNQHPSQPPPSHQQHPMQQMIQQSPVPQQQTAPPTQQAPPQQQQQQQQQQQQQQQQQQQQQQQQQQQQQQQQQQQQQQQQQQQQQHLPKGPHVNIAAPIPTQTFTNQSFPPLVQAAPALYPVAPNSVAASLQSPLGCVAGDKQQLPQAVFSPSVDARPAILSVQHQIIAATGHQPQLEQQPGAVVMMNRVPLATFQQFENSPTAAPVQVLNPTPTLQQPSDPYAEQVETIKDEVAALSTTEEINTSPSTDWETPNDRDDRRRDTSQSKPVEPSNQWSSEMNSAALFSSGGGNQSDSSSNANSNSRKNDWNDDNHHQSRHESNHWSNSNHQNDGYGGGRPRHNNYNRNDQRGRDGGRSNNGMDRMDRGGIRGGNGGGPGMGGSGGYRGRSNYSSQSQQNGGGRGSNVYFRDNGYYQNGSSNNGSGGGSNNGGSGGYNKEGGGNNQRYDNTSNYRSRGGNNNSTNNNNTNSRNNTGSTNGGTRPSMSSMSGTGMNGPRTGGNRPSGGGGSSSSSYVNSRQPNPRQQQDVA; from the exons ATGATGCCGTCTGCCTCAAACAACACCAAGTTAGAAAAACAGGTCTCCGGCACCCCAGCGGAGTCTTCAAGTGACAATAATAATGCCACAAATCCGATGAAACAAGCTTTAGTAACAATCGAACATAAAATTCGCAACCTGGAGAAGCGCAAG accaAATTGGAGTCCTATCGAGCGATACAGGCCTCCGGTAAGGAATTGAGTGCTGACCAAAAGGCTGCAGTTGCTAAATACGATGCTGTTACCCAAACTCTGGAATTCGCAAGGGATCTCTCTAAGCAGATGGTCCAATTCTCTAAGGATGCCGAAAAGGAGCAGAAGAAGCAAgcaaggaag GATGCCATCGTAAGGGCACAAACGGAAACAAGTAAGATTCGTGAGGTTCTAGTTATACAGAACATTCTGACAAACATGTCCATCGATGAGATCCGTCAAGCTTTTGTAAGTGGTGAGAATTGCGCTGTCAAATTGGAGCCAGCCGATCTGGAGAACTTGGAtaaatt CTATGCGGATATCCAAGTAAGACGCCCAGAACAGACTGAAGATGTTCCATTTTTGACTCTCGCTCAGAAGGCTGCAGAGTATTTGTCTATGACTATCGATGGTCGCCCCAAACAATATGGAGAGACAACTTTTGAGAATTTAAAGCGTATTTGTCAACAAATTCAAGAATCTGGCTACTTGGATAAGATTCATTGCGCCAATCAACCTGAGGTTGTTGAAGAAGCATCTGTTGTCGCAGAGGAAGTCATGGCAAGTGAACAACAAGAAGACCAAGTTGAAGTGAACGAAGAGAGCGTGGAAGACGATGAGGTTGCAGATGAAATTCCtgaacagcagcaacaacaagatGAACCCCATCAAATTATTCAGGTCGCTCCGATCTACAATGCCAACGCCCCGGTTGTGAACAACGTCTTTGTAATGGAGTCGAATGAAGTTGCATCCGGTTATGTTGCCCCGCAGATTCATAATCATATGCAAACCACACCACCTCCCACTGGGATCGCCCAGAACCAACAACAACCACCACAGCACcaccaacaacagcagcaacaacaacaacatcaacaacatcaacaacagcagcagcaacatcaacaacCGCAACATCAACCACAGCAGCAGCCACCCCAGCAACATTCACGCCAAGTGGTTCCTAGCCCAGTGAATATGCAACAACCAACTGGTATGCCGCAAGTAGTTCCCGCTGCAGTTGCAGCTGTTCCACCGCATTTCCCAGCAACAACAGTTCGTGCTGTTGAGGAAGCCTACTTCAAACAGCAGCAATACCTGCAGCAGATGCGTCCCTTGGCCGAAGTCATTGGTGGAGGTAATTTCTTCTTCCTGCAGGACAGTGAATTGGATTCTCCAGAAGTTGGTGGTGGTGCCACAGCCTATAACAACCCCATCGAGGTTCAAACGCAGTGCACAAACGTTTTCAATCAACACCCATCGCAGCCACCACCTTCCCATCAACAGCACCCAATGCAGCAAATGATCCAGCAATCGCCAGTTCCCCAGCAACAGACAGCTCCTCCAACACAACAGGCACcaccacagcagcaacaacaacagcagcagcagcaacaacaacaacaacaacagcaacaacaacagcagcaacaacagcaacagcagcaacaacaacaacaacaacaacaacagcagcagcaacaacaacagcagcaacaacattTGCCAAAGGGACCTCATGTCAATATTGCCGCGCCAATCCCCACACAAACATTCACAAACCAATCATTCCCTCCACTAGTGCAAGCAGCACCTGCACTCTATCCTGTAGCTCCCAACTCTGTGGCCGCTTCACTCCAATCCCCTCTTGGTTGCGTCGCAGGAGACAAACAGCAGCTGCCCCAAGCAGTATTTTCACCATCAGTGGATGCCAGGCCCGCAATCCTCTCAGTTCAACATCAAATAATTGCAGCCACTGGCCATCAGCCACAACTGGAGCAACAGCCAGGAGCGGTAGTGATGATGAACCGCGTGCCATTGGCTACTTTCCAACAGTTCGAAAACAGCCCAACGGCTGCTCCCGTGCAGGTGCTAAACCCAACGCCAACCCTCCAACAGCCAAGCGATCCATATGCTGAGCAAGTCGAGACTATCAAGGATGAAGTTGCCGCTCTATCGACAACAGAAGAGATCAACACCAGCCCCTCCACTGATTGGGAGACCCCAAATGATCGAGATGACCGCCGACGCGACACCTCCCAATCGAAGCCAGTGGAACCGTCGAACCAATGGAGCAGTGAAATGAACAGCGCTGCTTTGTTCAGCAGTGGTGGAGGCAATCAATCCGATTCGAGCTCCAACGCCAATTCCAATTCCCGGAAGAACGATTGGAACGACGACAACCACCATCAAAGCCGCCACGAAAGTAACCACTGGTCGAACAGCAACCATCAGAACGACGGCTATGGCGGTGGAAGGCCCCGCCATAACAACTACAACCGAAACGACCAACGTGGTCGCGATGGTGGCCGTTCTAACAATGGAATGGACCGCATGGATCGTGGTGGCATACGCGGCGGCAATGGTGGAGGACCAGGTATGGGTGGAAGTGGTGGCTACCGTGGCAGAAGCAACTACTCCTCTCAGTCGCAACAAAACGGCGGCGGCAGAGGCAGCAACGTATACTTCCGCGACAACGGCTACTATCAAAACGGAAGTTCCAACAACGGCAGCGGTGGCGGCAGTAACAACGGAGGCAGTGGAGGTTACAACAAGGAAGGCGGTGGCAACAACCAGCGCTACGACAACACAAGCAACTACAGATCTCGCGGAGGAAACAACAAcagcaccaacaacaacaacaccaacagtCGGAACAacacaggctccaccaacggcgGCACCAGACCCTCAATGTCGTCAATGTCTGGCACTGGAATGAACGGACCGCGCACAGGTGGAAACCGCCCATCCGGCGGCGGCGGATCCTCCAGTTCATCCTACGTCAATTCCAGGCAACCAAACCCAAGGCAACAACAGGACGTTGcgtaa